A genomic window from Bombus huntii isolate Logan2020A unplaced genomic scaffold, iyBomHunt1.1 ctg00000097.1, whole genome shotgun sequence includes:
- the LOC126876823 gene encoding venom serine protease Bi-VSP-like isoform X1: MWRDPNVVGVAFQKKRKKSKGVQNFSRCRTVNTCGAWPWIAALGFRNPRNPDKPLWKCGGSLISARHVLTAAHCAHMDGIENIHNHNIVILRLVEEVPFSRYVYPICTKEPLRKSNFVGYNPLVAGSGALRYRRPRRNALMEVQMPVIKNAECKIAYSKFPNAPDITDGIICAEHAQGGEDSCTADRGGPLLIQHELTSYLISIVSYAYKCGTAGYPSVYTRVTSYLDFILQAMQ, from the exons atgtggcgtgatccgaacgtagtgggggtcgccttccagaaaaaacgaaaaaaatcgaaaggcgttcagaacttttcgagatgtcgaaccgtcaacacatgtg gcgcttggccatggatcgctgcattaggttttcgtaatccccgaaacccagacaaaccactatggaagtgcggaggttccctgatatcggctaggcatgttttgaccgcagcacattgtgcacatatggatggaatagaaaacatacacaatcataatattgtcattcttagattggtggaggaggtgccattttcga ggtacgtatatcccatttgtacgaaagagcccctacgaaagagcaacttcgtcggctataacccccttgttgctggatcgggagcattaagatata gacgaccacgacgtaatgcattaatggaagtacaaatgccagtgattaagaacgccgaatgcaaaatagcttattccaaatttcctaatgcacctgatatcactgatggtataatatgcgccgaacatgctcagggtggagaggattcttgtacg gctgaccgcggcggaccactgctgatacaacatgaattaacctcgtatttaataagtattgtgtcttatgcttataagtgcggcacagctgggtatcccagcgtttacactagggtcacatcgtaccttgacttcattctccaagcgatgcaataa
- the LOC126876823 gene encoding venom serine protease Bi-VSP-like isoform X2, translated as MIEYRIGAWPWIAALGFRNPRNPDKPLWKCGGSLISARHVLTAAHCAHMDGIENIHNHNIVILRLVEEVPFSRYVYPICTKEPLRKSNFVGYNPLVAGSGALRYRRPRRNALMEVQMPVIKNAECKIAYSKFPNAPDITDGIICAEHAQGGEDSCTADRGGPLLIQHELTSYLISIVSYAYKCGTAGYPSVYTRVTSYLDFILQAMQ; from the exons atgatcgaatatcgaatag gcgcttggccatggatcgctgcattaggttttcgtaatccccgaaacccagacaaaccactatggaagtgcggaggttccctgatatcggctaggcatgttttgaccgcagcacattgtgcacatatggatggaatagaaaacatacacaatcataatattgtcattcttagattggtggaggaggtgccattttcga ggtacgtatatcccatttgtacgaaagagcccctacgaaagagcaacttcgtcggctataacccccttgttgctggatcgggagcattaagatata gacgaccacgacgtaatgcattaatggaagtacaaatgccagtgattaagaacgccgaatgcaaaatagcttattccaaatttcctaatgcacctgatatcactgatggtataatatgcgccgaacatgctcagggtggagaggattcttgtacg gctgaccgcggcggaccactgctgatacaacatgaattaacctcgtatttaataagtattgtgtcttatgcttataagtgcggcacagctgggtatcccagcgtttacactagggtcacatcgtaccttgacttcattctccaagcgatgcaataa